The following coding sequences lie in one Zingiber officinale cultivar Zhangliang chromosome 2B, Zo_v1.1, whole genome shotgun sequence genomic window:
- the LOC122046569 gene encoding glucan endo-1,3-beta-glucosidase 4-like isoform X3: protein MQMLLAEWKSNMLLILLLCSSGSGSYVGINIGTQTSNLPPAADIVSILRTQQIKHVRLFDADHRMLHALANTGIEVVVGVPNDQVLQIGNSQSQAADWINKNVAPFVPATRIAYIAVGDEILTTFSNANATQVLVPAMQFLHSALLAANLNFQVKISSPQSMDMIPKHFPPSTATFNSSWNSVMEQLLRFLKTTGASFMLNAQPYYGYTEGEGVFPLEYALFQPLKQSSQMVDPDTDLHYLNMFDAMVDAAYYSMQSLNFSGISVMVTSSGWPSLGGATEPDANIDNALAYNSMLIGRALNGSGTPSRSNSSVSIYLHELFSEDLLPGPVSAKNWGVFASNGTALYPLNFGHLVKSSSNSTGLVGIFCVANSRANSDDLKKGLDWACGPGSANCTAIQPGQPCYQANNLEALASYAYNDYYHRTQANGGTCIFGNTAMVTTTDPSHGSCIFAGRSGSSSSSNTSGGSTTSSAFGPGDASSQASKLQEVSTILIVATLLHFLVVYM from the exons ATGCAGATGCTGTTAGCAGAATGGAAGAGCAATATGCTGTTAATTCTACTTCTTTGCTCCAGTGGTTCAG GTTCATATGTTGGAATCAACATTGGAACTCAGACGTCCAACTTGCCACCGGCAGCTGACATTGTCTCCATCTTGAGAACTCAGCAGATAAAGCATGTACGTCTGTTTGATGCTGATCATCGGATGCTCCATGCCTTAGCGAACACCGGAATAGAAGTCGTAGTCGGCGTTCCTAACGACCAGGTGCTGCAGATAGGAAATTCTCAATCACAAGCAGCTGATTGGATCAACAAAAATGTTGCTCCTTTTGTCCCGGCAACTAGAATCGCTTACATTGCCGTCGGCGATGAGATCTTGACGACGTTTTCAAATGCCAATGCCACACAAGTACTCGTCCCCGCAATGCAGTTCCTCCATTCTGCACTTTTGGCCGCGAATCTTAACTTTCAGGTTAAGATCTCCAGCCCTCAGTCCATGGACATGATCCCCAAACACTTTCCCCCATCAACAGCTACTTTCAATTCATCATGGAACTCTGTGATGGAGCAGTTGCTTCGGTTCTTAAAGACCACCGGAGCTTCCTTCATGCTAAATGCGCAGCCGTATTACGGTTATACTGAAGGAGAAGGTGTTTTCCCCTTGGAGTATGCTCTTTTCCAGCCACTGAAACAAAGCAGTCAGATGGTCGACCCTGATACAGATCTCCACTATCTGAACATGTTCGATGCGATGGTCGATGCTGCTTATTACTCGATGCAATCCCTCAACTTCTCTGGCATTTCTGTGATGGTTACATCGTCTGGGTGGCCGTCTCTTGGAGGAGCCACTGAGCCAGATGCTAACATCGACAATGCTTTGGCTTACAACAGCATGCTTATTGGGCGTGCGCTCAATGGATCGGGCACACCAAGTCGATCAAACTCATCTGTTAGCATATACTTGCATGAATTGTTCAGTGAGGACCTCCTACCGGGGCCTGTTTCTGCAAAAAACTGGGGGGTTTTTGCCTCCAATGGGACTGCACTTTACCCTTTGAACTTTGGGCATCTAGTGAAGTCTAGTTCAAATTCAACAGGTTTGGTGGGAATTTTTTGTGTGGCTAATTCTCGTGCCAATTCCGATGATCTGAAGAAAGGATTGGATTGGGCGTGCGGACCGGGTTCGGCAAACTGCACGGCTATTCAACCGGGACAACCATGTTACCAAGCCAACAATCTTGAAGCCCTTGCTTCCTATGCCTACAATGATTACTACCATAGAACTCAGGCAAATGGTGGTACCTGTATCTTTGGTAACACAGCCATGGTCACCACTACTGATCCCA GCCATGGCTCATGTATCTTTGCTGGAAG GTCAGGCTCAAGCTCCAGCTCCAACACATCCGGTGGTTCAACGACCAGTTCAGCCTTCGGACCTGGCGATGCCTCGAGTCAGGCTTCAAAACTGCAGGAGGTCTCCACCATTCTTATAGTTGCAACTTTGCTGCATTTCCTAGTTGTTTACATGTAA
- the LOC122046569 gene encoding glucan endo-1,3-beta-glucosidase 4-like isoform X1, with protein MQMLLAEWKSNMLLILLLCSSGSDLAGSYVGINIGTQTSNLPPAADIVSILRTQQIKHVRLFDADHRMLHALANTGIEVVVGVPNDQVLQIGNSQSQAADWINKNVAPFVPATRIAYIAVGDEILTTFSNANATQVLVPAMQFLHSALLAANLNFQVKISSPQSMDMIPKHFPPSTATFNSSWNSVMEQLLRFLKTTGASFMLNAQPYYGYTEGEGVFPLEYALFQPLKQSSQMVDPDTDLHYLNMFDAMVDAAYYSMQSLNFSGISVMVTSSGWPSLGGATEPDANIDNALAYNSMLIGRALNGSGTPSRSNSSVSIYLHELFSEDLLPGPVSAKNWGVFASNGTALYPLNFGHLVKSSSNSTGLVGIFCVANSRANSDDLKKGLDWACGPGSANCTAIQPGQPCYQANNLEALASYAYNDYYHRTQANGGTCIFGNTAMVTTTDPSHGSCIFAGRSGSSSSSNTSGGSTTSSAFGPGDASSQASKLQEVSTILIVATLLHFLVVYM; from the exons ATGCAGATGCTGTTAGCAGAATGGAAGAGCAATATGCTGTTAATTCTACTTCTTTGCTCCAGTGGTTCAG ATCTTGCAGGTTCATATGTTGGAATCAACATTGGAACTCAGACGTCCAACTTGCCACCGGCAGCTGACATTGTCTCCATCTTGAGAACTCAGCAGATAAAGCATGTACGTCTGTTTGATGCTGATCATCGGATGCTCCATGCCTTAGCGAACACCGGAATAGAAGTCGTAGTCGGCGTTCCTAACGACCAGGTGCTGCAGATAGGAAATTCTCAATCACAAGCAGCTGATTGGATCAACAAAAATGTTGCTCCTTTTGTCCCGGCAACTAGAATCGCTTACATTGCCGTCGGCGATGAGATCTTGACGACGTTTTCAAATGCCAATGCCACACAAGTACTCGTCCCCGCAATGCAGTTCCTCCATTCTGCACTTTTGGCCGCGAATCTTAACTTTCAGGTTAAGATCTCCAGCCCTCAGTCCATGGACATGATCCCCAAACACTTTCCCCCATCAACAGCTACTTTCAATTCATCATGGAACTCTGTGATGGAGCAGTTGCTTCGGTTCTTAAAGACCACCGGAGCTTCCTTCATGCTAAATGCGCAGCCGTATTACGGTTATACTGAAGGAGAAGGTGTTTTCCCCTTGGAGTATGCTCTTTTCCAGCCACTGAAACAAAGCAGTCAGATGGTCGACCCTGATACAGATCTCCACTATCTGAACATGTTCGATGCGATGGTCGATGCTGCTTATTACTCGATGCAATCCCTCAACTTCTCTGGCATTTCTGTGATGGTTACATCGTCTGGGTGGCCGTCTCTTGGAGGAGCCACTGAGCCAGATGCTAACATCGACAATGCTTTGGCTTACAACAGCATGCTTATTGGGCGTGCGCTCAATGGATCGGGCACACCAAGTCGATCAAACTCATCTGTTAGCATATACTTGCATGAATTGTTCAGTGAGGACCTCCTACCGGGGCCTGTTTCTGCAAAAAACTGGGGGGTTTTTGCCTCCAATGGGACTGCACTTTACCCTTTGAACTTTGGGCATCTAGTGAAGTCTAGTTCAAATTCAACAGGTTTGGTGGGAATTTTTTGTGTGGCTAATTCTCGTGCCAATTCCGATGATCTGAAGAAAGGATTGGATTGGGCGTGCGGACCGGGTTCGGCAAACTGCACGGCTATTCAACCGGGACAACCATGTTACCAAGCCAACAATCTTGAAGCCCTTGCTTCCTATGCCTACAATGATTACTACCATAGAACTCAGGCAAATGGTGGTACCTGTATCTTTGGTAACACAGCCATGGTCACCACTACTGATCCCA GCCATGGCTCATGTATCTTTGCTGGAAG GTCAGGCTCAAGCTCCAGCTCCAACACATCCGGTGGTTCAACGACCAGTTCAGCCTTCGGACCTGGCGATGCCTCGAGTCAGGCTTCAAAACTGCAGGAGGTCTCCACCATTCTTATAGTTGCAACTTTGCTGCATTTCCTAGTTGTTTACATGTAA
- the LOC122046569 gene encoding glucan endo-1,3-beta-glucosidase 4-like isoform X2, which yields MLLAEWKSNMLLILLLCSSGSDLAGSYVGINIGTQTSNLPPAADIVSILRTQQIKHVRLFDADHRMLHALANTGIEVVVGVPNDQVLQIGNSQSQAADWINKNVAPFVPATRIAYIAVGDEILTTFSNANATQVLVPAMQFLHSALLAANLNFQVKISSPQSMDMIPKHFPPSTATFNSSWNSVMEQLLRFLKTTGASFMLNAQPYYGYTEGEGVFPLEYALFQPLKQSSQMVDPDTDLHYLNMFDAMVDAAYYSMQSLNFSGISVMVTSSGWPSLGGATEPDANIDNALAYNSMLIGRALNGSGTPSRSNSSVSIYLHELFSEDLLPGPVSAKNWGVFASNGTALYPLNFGHLVKSSSNSTGLVGIFCVANSRANSDDLKKGLDWACGPGSANCTAIQPGQPCYQANNLEALASYAYNDYYHRTQANGGTCIFGNTAMVTTTDPSHGSCIFAGRSGSSSSSNTSGGSTTSSAFGPGDASSQASKLQEVSTILIVATLLHFLVVYM from the exons ATGCTGTTAGCAGAATGGAAGAGCAATATGCTGTTAATTCTACTTCTTTGCTCCAGTGGTTCAG ATCTTGCAGGTTCATATGTTGGAATCAACATTGGAACTCAGACGTCCAACTTGCCACCGGCAGCTGACATTGTCTCCATCTTGAGAACTCAGCAGATAAAGCATGTACGTCTGTTTGATGCTGATCATCGGATGCTCCATGCCTTAGCGAACACCGGAATAGAAGTCGTAGTCGGCGTTCCTAACGACCAGGTGCTGCAGATAGGAAATTCTCAATCACAAGCAGCTGATTGGATCAACAAAAATGTTGCTCCTTTTGTCCCGGCAACTAGAATCGCTTACATTGCCGTCGGCGATGAGATCTTGACGACGTTTTCAAATGCCAATGCCACACAAGTACTCGTCCCCGCAATGCAGTTCCTCCATTCTGCACTTTTGGCCGCGAATCTTAACTTTCAGGTTAAGATCTCCAGCCCTCAGTCCATGGACATGATCCCCAAACACTTTCCCCCATCAACAGCTACTTTCAATTCATCATGGAACTCTGTGATGGAGCAGTTGCTTCGGTTCTTAAAGACCACCGGAGCTTCCTTCATGCTAAATGCGCAGCCGTATTACGGTTATACTGAAGGAGAAGGTGTTTTCCCCTTGGAGTATGCTCTTTTCCAGCCACTGAAACAAAGCAGTCAGATGGTCGACCCTGATACAGATCTCCACTATCTGAACATGTTCGATGCGATGGTCGATGCTGCTTATTACTCGATGCAATCCCTCAACTTCTCTGGCATTTCTGTGATGGTTACATCGTCTGGGTGGCCGTCTCTTGGAGGAGCCACTGAGCCAGATGCTAACATCGACAATGCTTTGGCTTACAACAGCATGCTTATTGGGCGTGCGCTCAATGGATCGGGCACACCAAGTCGATCAAACTCATCTGTTAGCATATACTTGCATGAATTGTTCAGTGAGGACCTCCTACCGGGGCCTGTTTCTGCAAAAAACTGGGGGGTTTTTGCCTCCAATGGGACTGCACTTTACCCTTTGAACTTTGGGCATCTAGTGAAGTCTAGTTCAAATTCAACAGGTTTGGTGGGAATTTTTTGTGTGGCTAATTCTCGTGCCAATTCCGATGATCTGAAGAAAGGATTGGATTGGGCGTGCGGACCGGGTTCGGCAAACTGCACGGCTATTCAACCGGGACAACCATGTTACCAAGCCAACAATCTTGAAGCCCTTGCTTCCTATGCCTACAATGATTACTACCATAGAACTCAGGCAAATGGTGGTACCTGTATCTTTGGTAACACAGCCATGGTCACCACTACTGATCCCA GCCATGGCTCATGTATCTTTGCTGGAAG GTCAGGCTCAAGCTCCAGCTCCAACACATCCGGTGGTTCAACGACCAGTTCAGCCTTCGGACCTGGCGATGCCTCGAGTCAGGCTTCAAAACTGCAGGAGGTCTCCACCATTCTTATAGTTGCAACTTTGCTGCATTTCCTAGTTGTTTACATGTAA
- the LOC122046569 gene encoding glucan endo-1,3-beta-glucosidase 4-like isoform X4 translates to MLLAEWKSNMLLILLLCSSGSGSYVGINIGTQTSNLPPAADIVSILRTQQIKHVRLFDADHRMLHALANTGIEVVVGVPNDQVLQIGNSQSQAADWINKNVAPFVPATRIAYIAVGDEILTTFSNANATQVLVPAMQFLHSALLAANLNFQVKISSPQSMDMIPKHFPPSTATFNSSWNSVMEQLLRFLKTTGASFMLNAQPYYGYTEGEGVFPLEYALFQPLKQSSQMVDPDTDLHYLNMFDAMVDAAYYSMQSLNFSGISVMVTSSGWPSLGGATEPDANIDNALAYNSMLIGRALNGSGTPSRSNSSVSIYLHELFSEDLLPGPVSAKNWGVFASNGTALYPLNFGHLVKSSSNSTGLVGIFCVANSRANSDDLKKGLDWACGPGSANCTAIQPGQPCYQANNLEALASYAYNDYYHRTQANGGTCIFGNTAMVTTTDPSHGSCIFAGRSGSSSSSNTSGGSTTSSAFGPGDASSQASKLQEVSTILIVATLLHFLVVYM, encoded by the exons ATGCTGTTAGCAGAATGGAAGAGCAATATGCTGTTAATTCTACTTCTTTGCTCCAGTGGTTCAG GTTCATATGTTGGAATCAACATTGGAACTCAGACGTCCAACTTGCCACCGGCAGCTGACATTGTCTCCATCTTGAGAACTCAGCAGATAAAGCATGTACGTCTGTTTGATGCTGATCATCGGATGCTCCATGCCTTAGCGAACACCGGAATAGAAGTCGTAGTCGGCGTTCCTAACGACCAGGTGCTGCAGATAGGAAATTCTCAATCACAAGCAGCTGATTGGATCAACAAAAATGTTGCTCCTTTTGTCCCGGCAACTAGAATCGCTTACATTGCCGTCGGCGATGAGATCTTGACGACGTTTTCAAATGCCAATGCCACACAAGTACTCGTCCCCGCAATGCAGTTCCTCCATTCTGCACTTTTGGCCGCGAATCTTAACTTTCAGGTTAAGATCTCCAGCCCTCAGTCCATGGACATGATCCCCAAACACTTTCCCCCATCAACAGCTACTTTCAATTCATCATGGAACTCTGTGATGGAGCAGTTGCTTCGGTTCTTAAAGACCACCGGAGCTTCCTTCATGCTAAATGCGCAGCCGTATTACGGTTATACTGAAGGAGAAGGTGTTTTCCCCTTGGAGTATGCTCTTTTCCAGCCACTGAAACAAAGCAGTCAGATGGTCGACCCTGATACAGATCTCCACTATCTGAACATGTTCGATGCGATGGTCGATGCTGCTTATTACTCGATGCAATCCCTCAACTTCTCTGGCATTTCTGTGATGGTTACATCGTCTGGGTGGCCGTCTCTTGGAGGAGCCACTGAGCCAGATGCTAACATCGACAATGCTTTGGCTTACAACAGCATGCTTATTGGGCGTGCGCTCAATGGATCGGGCACACCAAGTCGATCAAACTCATCTGTTAGCATATACTTGCATGAATTGTTCAGTGAGGACCTCCTACCGGGGCCTGTTTCTGCAAAAAACTGGGGGGTTTTTGCCTCCAATGGGACTGCACTTTACCCTTTGAACTTTGGGCATCTAGTGAAGTCTAGTTCAAATTCAACAGGTTTGGTGGGAATTTTTTGTGTGGCTAATTCTCGTGCCAATTCCGATGATCTGAAGAAAGGATTGGATTGGGCGTGCGGACCGGGTTCGGCAAACTGCACGGCTATTCAACCGGGACAACCATGTTACCAAGCCAACAATCTTGAAGCCCTTGCTTCCTATGCCTACAATGATTACTACCATAGAACTCAGGCAAATGGTGGTACCTGTATCTTTGGTAACACAGCCATGGTCACCACTACTGATCCCA GCCATGGCTCATGTATCTTTGCTGGAAG GTCAGGCTCAAGCTCCAGCTCCAACACATCCGGTGGTTCAACGACCAGTTCAGCCTTCGGACCTGGCGATGCCTCGAGTCAGGCTTCAAAACTGCAGGAGGTCTCCACCATTCTTATAGTTGCAACTTTGCTGCATTTCCTAGTTGTTTACATGTAA
- the LOC122046569 gene encoding glucan endo-1,3-beta-glucosidase 4-like isoform X5: MLHALANTGIEVVVGVPNDQVLQIGNSQSQAADWINKNVAPFVPATRIAYIAVGDEILTTFSNANATQVLVPAMQFLHSALLAANLNFQVKISSPQSMDMIPKHFPPSTATFNSSWNSVMEQLLRFLKTTGASFMLNAQPYYGYTEGEGVFPLEYALFQPLKQSSQMVDPDTDLHYLNMFDAMVDAAYYSMQSLNFSGISVMVTSSGWPSLGGATEPDANIDNALAYNSMLIGRALNGSGTPSRSNSSVSIYLHELFSEDLLPGPVSAKNWGVFASNGTALYPLNFGHLVKSSSNSTGLVGIFCVANSRANSDDLKKGLDWACGPGSANCTAIQPGQPCYQANNLEALASYAYNDYYHRTQANGGTCIFGNTAMVTTTDPSHGSCIFAGRSGSSSSSNTSGGSTTSSAFGPGDASSQASKLQEVSTILIVATLLHFLVVYM, translated from the exons ATGCTCCATGCCTTAGCGAACACCGGAATAGAAGTCGTAGTCGGCGTTCCTAACGACCAGGTGCTGCAGATAGGAAATTCTCAATCACAAGCAGCTGATTGGATCAACAAAAATGTTGCTCCTTTTGTCCCGGCAACTAGAATCGCTTACATTGCCGTCGGCGATGAGATCTTGACGACGTTTTCAAATGCCAATGCCACACAAGTACTCGTCCCCGCAATGCAGTTCCTCCATTCTGCACTTTTGGCCGCGAATCTTAACTTTCAGGTTAAGATCTCCAGCCCTCAGTCCATGGACATGATCCCCAAACACTTTCCCCCATCAACAGCTACTTTCAATTCATCATGGAACTCTGTGATGGAGCAGTTGCTTCGGTTCTTAAAGACCACCGGAGCTTCCTTCATGCTAAATGCGCAGCCGTATTACGGTTATACTGAAGGAGAAGGTGTTTTCCCCTTGGAGTATGCTCTTTTCCAGCCACTGAAACAAAGCAGTCAGATGGTCGACCCTGATACAGATCTCCACTATCTGAACATGTTCGATGCGATGGTCGATGCTGCTTATTACTCGATGCAATCCCTCAACTTCTCTGGCATTTCTGTGATGGTTACATCGTCTGGGTGGCCGTCTCTTGGAGGAGCCACTGAGCCAGATGCTAACATCGACAATGCTTTGGCTTACAACAGCATGCTTATTGGGCGTGCGCTCAATGGATCGGGCACACCAAGTCGATCAAACTCATCTGTTAGCATATACTTGCATGAATTGTTCAGTGAGGACCTCCTACCGGGGCCTGTTTCTGCAAAAAACTGGGGGGTTTTTGCCTCCAATGGGACTGCACTTTACCCTTTGAACTTTGGGCATCTAGTGAAGTCTAGTTCAAATTCAACAGGTTTGGTGGGAATTTTTTGTGTGGCTAATTCTCGTGCCAATTCCGATGATCTGAAGAAAGGATTGGATTGGGCGTGCGGACCGGGTTCGGCAAACTGCACGGCTATTCAACCGGGACAACCATGTTACCAAGCCAACAATCTTGAAGCCCTTGCTTCCTATGCCTACAATGATTACTACCATAGAACTCAGGCAAATGGTGGTACCTGTATCTTTGGTAACACAGCCATGGTCACCACTACTGATCCCA GCCATGGCTCATGTATCTTTGCTGGAAG GTCAGGCTCAAGCTCCAGCTCCAACACATCCGGTGGTTCAACGACCAGTTCAGCCTTCGGACCTGGCGATGCCTCGAGTCAGGCTTCAAAACTGCAGGAGGTCTCCACCATTCTTATAGTTGCAACTTTGCTGCATTTCCTAGTTGTTTACATGTAA
- the LOC122046572 gene encoding vesicle-associated membrane protein 721-like, which translates to MGQQSLIYSFVARGTIVLAEYTEFTGNFNSIASQCLQKLPSSNNKFTYNCDAHTFNYLVEDGYTYCVVAVESVGRQIPIAFLERVKEDFSKRYGGKAATAAANSLTCEFGSKLKEHMQYCIDHPEEISKLTKVKAQVSEVKGVMMENIEKVLDRGEKIELLVDKTENLRSQAQDFRQQGTQIRRKMWLQNMKIKLIVLGIIIALILIIILSVCHGFKC; encoded by the exons ATGGGGCAGCAGTCGCTGATCTACAGCTTCGTGGCGCGCGGAACGATAGTCCTGGCGGAGTACACGGAGTTCACCGGCAACTTCAACAGCATCGCCTCCCAGTGCCTGCAGAAACTCCCCTCCAGCAATAATAAGTTCACCTACAACTGCGACGCCCATACCTTCAATTACCTCGTCGAGGACGGATACA CATATTGTGTGGTTGCCGTTGAATCAGTAGGGAGGCAAATTCCCATTGCCTTTCTGGAAAGGGTGAAGGAGGACTTCAGCAAAAGATATGGAGGCAAAGCTGCAACTGCTGCAGCCAATAGCCTTACCTGTGAATTCGG GTCCAAGCTGAAAGAGCACATGCAGTACTGCATAGATCACCCTGAAGAGATTAGCAAACTCACAAAGGTGAAAGCTCAGGTTTCAGAAGTCAAAGGAGTTATGATGGAAAACATTGAAAAG GTTCTTGACCGTGGTGAGAAAATTGAGTTGCTTGTCGATAAGACTGAGAACCTTCGCTCCCAGGCACAGGATTTTAGACAGCAAGGAACACAGATCAGGAGGAAGATGTGGCTACAGAACATGAAGATTAAGTTGATTGTTTTGGGAATCATTATTGCACTAATTCTTATCATAATTTTGTCTGTATGTCATGGCTTCAAATGCTAA